Below is a window of Pelobates fuscus isolate aPelFus1 chromosome 13, aPelFus1.pri, whole genome shotgun sequence DNA.
ATGTGCTTCAATTTAGGCTTAGGAGCAACAGAGTCCGTAATACTGGCCGTCATGGCCTTTGATAGATATGCCGCCATCTGTAAACCTTTACAATATAATACAATCATGGATAAAAAGCTCTGCCTATATTTGGCTATTGGATCATGGACCGTGAGCTTTATCAACTCCATCGCTCATACGTCTCTCACCTTCCATCTTCCATTTTGCAAGTCCAATAACCTTAACCACTATTTCTGTGAGATGCCTCCAATCCTACGACTGTCTTGCAGAGATACTATGTTCAATGAAATAGCAATGTACATATCTTGTGGGATACTTGGTCTTTGCTCGTTTGTGTTGACACTCACGTCTTATGTCAATATTATCTCTAACATCATAAAAATACGCACCAACAAAGGGAGACACAAAGCATTTTCCACCTGTGCTTCTCATCTGACTGTGGTCTCGCTCTACTATGTCACTATAATGGTTATATACATGCGTCCGCGCTCTAGTTACTCACCTGAAAGAGAAAGAGTTCTATCCATTCTCTACACAGTGGTGGCTCCCATGTTAAATCCCATTatctacagcattaggaataaagAAGTTAAAGGCACCTTGAGAAAGAAAAATGATGGAGGGTAAATATTGTCCAGAATAACTTCTGTAGTACCAATAAACCCTGAATCTAAGTTGTCCATTAACCTATGGTTTCCATCTATAACTTTATCTCTCTCTCCATGCATCTGTCAATTCCATTCAATCTGTGAATTTTCCAAAAGCCATACAAGACAAGTTCTTCTTCCATATATCTGAACTTAAAAGTTAACGTAAACATGAACTCGGCAATGTCATTTCAACTTCTAAAATATATCATGCATATAGAAGAAAGTTCTCTTTTTACCAGATCTTTCATTTCATTAGGATTGCTATAAAAGAActgctaaataaatacattttactgaGAGAGATATTAAATGGTTTTAAACATAGGCTTATTTGAAAGAATGATTCCAGAATTGGGATAAAACATGTCATTCTTATGATACATTCTTTGTTATCCTACTATGAGCTCTATCATATCTCAGTGTGAAATGCGTAGGGTCTCCCAGTCTGTGAGTGACTGCATTTTATAAGGTGGAGGGATTGGCTCTAACTTATGTACCAAATCAAacaaactgaaaataaatatttgttctaCTGTGCTTGATAGCAGGAATATGTTACTTAACCTGTGCAATTGTAATGTGAATTTAATATAAAAAGCACTCTAGTTGAATTGACATTAATCCTATGCATTATTTCCATGGTTGCACTCTAATAGGGTATTATACATGGTTTCAGTTCACACATTGGCATCAGGTATCAAAGTGTCAAACACAATGCCTGTATGGGGAATGTAAGAGGGAGGTACACAGATGGTTTGGGGGATGTCAGTAATCATGCtggctgtggcaaacctagccactttaggtcatattgcagaacatttaaaggttgtctgaaatagctgtgttaatctggtgtaaaaatgtatttgtgggTTTTAGAATAGAGAGCATGCATAGGCTAACAGCCgtgaataaaattgtcagttaactcctggagccgtgaataaaaattgtcagttgactccctgaactgtgtttcgtccggttactgggggatttgggatattgccttcttttccagcgctttactttggattaccttctataccagcgtagatcttgggatttaatattgcagctccgctacaattggtggcaaccTTACAGCCTAGAAGCGGTGTTTGGgtaattgaaactaccgaacaggaaaGTGAATGGCAATTCAGATACAATGGTGCCAAaggtgccgaatggtgccaaaggtgccaaatggtgccgcagGTGCCGAATTGTGCCAAAAGGTGCCGAATTTTGCCAAAG
It encodes the following:
- the LOC134582690 gene encoding olfactory receptor 5AR1-like — translated: MNVFAGNTFLWYRKNVMDDFNQTTVKQFILLGLTTIPQLKVLGFALFLVMYTFTLAGNLLLITVVRMNTQLQTPMYFFLTNLSFIDMSFSSAIVPEILKNTLSQDKSISFVGCAVQMCFNLGLGATESVILAVMAFDRYAAICKPLQYNTIMDKKLCLYLAIGSWTVSFINSIAHTSLTFHLPFCKSNNLNHYFCEMPPILRLSCRDTMFNEIAMYISCGILGLCSFVLTLTSYVNIISNIIKIRTNKGRHKAFSTCASHLTVVSLYYVTIMVIYMRPRSSYSPERERVLSILYTVVAPMLNPIIYSIRNKEVKGTLRKKNDGG